A genomic segment from Glycine max cultivar Williams 82 chromosome 1, Glycine_max_v4.0, whole genome shotgun sequence encodes:
- the LOC102662275 gene encoding uncharacterized protein → MKKKYQGSTRVKRAQLQALRRDFETLAMKDGEYVFSYFARTMEISTRMRFHGEKMKDVTIVEKILQSLTPTFDYVVCAIEESKDLDALSLDELQSSLLVHEQKMNRSSNLTAEEQALKASTNTHSIGRGRGKGIGRGRGQGRGRSNYRGNQHQ, encoded by the coding sequence ATGAAGAAAAAGTATCAAGGTTCTACTAGAGTGAAGCGTGCACAGCTTCAAGCCTTAAGAAGAGATTTTGAGACATTAGCAATGAAGGATGgtgaatatgtttttagttattttgCAAGAACAATGGAGATAAGCACCAGGATGCGATTCCATGGAGAGAAGATGAAAGATGTCACCATTGTAGAAAAGATTTTGCAATCCCTAACACCAACATTTGACTATGTTGTCTGTGCAATTGAAGAATCCAAAGATTTAGATGCACTTTCCCTTGATGAATTGCAAAGTTCCTTGTTAGTACATGAGCAGAAGATGAACCGAAGTTCAAATTTGACAGCAGAAGAGCAAGCTTTGAAGGCTTCTACCAACACTCATTCCATAGGTAGAGGAAGGGGTAAAGGTATAGGCAGAGGAAGGGGTCAAGGCCGTGGCAGAAGCAACTATAGAGGAAATCAGCACcaataa